A region of Massilia sp. WG5 DNA encodes the following proteins:
- a CDS encoding threo-3-hydroxy-L-aspartate ammonia-lyase, producing the protein MTTPVLPTYEDVVQAAGRIAGAANQTPVLTSRTVNQEFGAEVFFKCENMQRMGAFKFRGAYNALSKFTPEQRRAGVVAFSSGNHAQAIALAARLLGMPATIVMPHDAPAAKVAATKGYGGQVVIYDRYKEDREQIGRELAQKHGLTLIPPYDHADVIAGQGTAARELFSEAGALDAFFVPLGGGGLLAGSALATRALAPQCRLYGVEPEAGNDGQQSFRSGAIVHIDTPKTIADGAQTQHLGNITFPIIRDQVDDILTASDEELLDCMRFFAERMKIVVEPTGCLGFAAARRMKDGLRGKRIGILVSGGNIDLARLGGFLAG; encoded by the coding sequence ATGACTACCCCTGTTTTGCCGACCTATGAAGACGTGGTCCAGGCGGCCGGCCGCATTGCCGGCGCCGCCAACCAGACCCCGGTCCTGACCTCGCGCACCGTCAACCAAGAATTCGGCGCCGAGGTGTTCTTCAAATGCGAGAACATGCAGCGCATGGGGGCCTTCAAGTTCCGCGGCGCCTACAACGCGCTGTCGAAGTTCACGCCCGAACAGCGCCGCGCCGGCGTGGTCGCTTTCTCGTCGGGTAACCATGCCCAGGCCATCGCGCTGGCGGCCAGGCTGCTCGGCATGCCGGCCACGATCGTGATGCCGCACGATGCGCCCGCCGCGAAGGTCGCCGCCACCAAGGGCTACGGCGGCCAGGTCGTGATCTACGACCGCTACAAGGAGGACCGCGAGCAGATCGGCCGCGAGCTCGCGCAAAAGCATGGCCTGACCCTGATCCCGCCCTACGACCACGCGGACGTGATCGCGGGCCAGGGCACCGCCGCCCGCGAGCTGTTCAGCGAAGCCGGCGCACTGGACGCCTTCTTCGTCCCGCTGGGCGGCGGCGGCCTGCTCGCCGGTTCGGCGCTCGCGACCCGGGCGCTGGCGCCGCAGTGCCGGCTGTACGGCGTCGAGCCGGAGGCCGGCAACGACGGCCAGCAGTCTTTCCGTTCCGGCGCCATCGTCCACATCGACACGCCCAAGACGATCGCCGACGGCGCCCAGACCCAGCATCTCGGCAACATCACCTTCCCGATCATCCGCGACCAGGTCGACGACATCCTGACCGCCTCGGACGAGGAACTGCTGGACTGCATGCGTTTCTTCGCCGAGCGCATGAAGATCGTGGTCGAGCCGACCGGCTGCCTCGGCTTCGCGGCGGCGCGCCGCATGAAGGATGGCTTGCGCGGCAAGCGGATCGGCATCCTGGTCAGCGGCGGCAATATCGACCTGGCGCGCCTGGGCGGCTTCCTGGCCGGCTAA
- a CDS encoding EamA family transporter: MTAAIPPFVIAAVLGAALLHATWNALVKGRSRQGGLQGDPLPSTVLVVFGGALASALLLPFMQAPASASWPFIGASSLTQVAYYLLLIQAYRHGDMSHAYPLMRGSAPLLVALANGLLTGERLNGGQWLAVCLICGGVLAMMLAARTPQALRGLQASQARGRQRRSTLFALATACVIAVYTMIDGAGVRRSGAPAAYTMWIFLLTGTALAAWAARSRGAEMLRLAGARPLLLPVGGVSTLGSYGIALWAMTLAPVAAIAALRETSILFATAIAALVLRERVGRWRLLAACLIACGAVAMRLA, from the coding sequence GTGACGGCGGCGATTCCTCCCTTCGTGATCGCGGCGGTGCTGGGCGCCGCGCTGCTGCACGCGACCTGGAATGCCCTGGTCAAGGGCCGCAGCCGGCAGGGTGGGCTGCAGGGCGATCCGCTGCCCTCGACCGTGCTGGTGGTGTTCGGCGGCGCCCTGGCGAGCGCCCTGCTGCTGCCCTTCATGCAGGCGCCGGCGTCCGCCAGCTGGCCCTTCATCGGCGCGTCGAGCCTGACCCAGGTGGCGTACTACCTGCTGCTGATCCAGGCCTACAGGCACGGCGACATGAGCCACGCCTACCCGCTGATGCGCGGCAGCGCGCCGCTGCTGGTGGCGCTGGCGAATGGCCTGCTGACCGGCGAACGGCTGAACGGCGGGCAGTGGCTGGCGGTCTGCCTGATCTGCGGCGGGGTGCTGGCGATGATGCTGGCCGCGCGCACGCCGCAGGCATTGCGGGGATTGCAGGCATCGCAGGCGCGCGGGCGCCAGCGCCGCTCGACCCTGTTCGCGCTGGCGACCGCCTGCGTGATCGCGGTCTACACCATGATCGACGGCGCCGGCGTGCGCCGCTCGGGCGCGCCGGCCGCCTACACGATGTGGATCTTCCTGCTGACCGGAACGGCGCTGGCGGCGTGGGCGGCACGCTCGCGCGGCGCGGAGATGCTGCGCCTGGCCGGCGCGCGGCCGCTGCTGCTGCCGGTGGGCGGCGTCAGCACCCTCGGCTCCTACGGCATCGCACTGTGGGCGATGACGCTGGCGCCGGTGGCGGCCATCGCCGCGCTGCGCGAAACCTCGATCCTGTTCGCCACCGCGATCGCCGCGCTGGTCCTGCGCGAGCGCGTCGGACGGTGGCGGCTGCTGGCGGCCTGCCTGATCGCCTGCGGGGCGGTGGCGATGCGGCTGGCTTAG
- a CDS encoding TCR/Tet family MFS transporter, translated as MTSTATLARPSAGKLNFVLICVFIDMLGIGLIVPVLPALVGEFVHGREQQAMWYGILSATFGLMQFLFMPMVGAVSDRLGRRPVLLYSMAGMGINFLTTAWAPNLACLFIGRVIGGASSASMSVAMAYASDVTGPDERARSFGKIGAAFGFGFVCGPMLGGLLGNISLHLPFYVAAGLSAANFVYGFLAVPESLPPGNRKPFKLRDIHPFGGLARLARRRQIRGLVLVVVLVTFAQMMLQSTWVLYTSFRFGWTPRDNGIAMFCVGAANIVVQAGLLAALIRRFGEVRLSLLGLASGAITYALYGLATQGWMMYVFILCNLLAFAAGPALQGIISKTAGPGEQGELMGSLQSVGSLGVILMPLLGSFLLGAASHLPPQDWRVGGPFFVCAAMQALAIVVAQRYFRSHKQA; from the coding sequence ATGACCAGCACCGCGACCCTCGCCAGGCCTTCGGCCGGCAAGCTGAACTTCGTCTTGATCTGCGTGTTCATCGACATGCTGGGGATCGGCCTGATCGTGCCGGTGCTGCCGGCCCTGGTCGGCGAGTTCGTCCACGGCCGCGAGCAGCAGGCCATGTGGTACGGGATCCTGTCGGCCACCTTCGGGCTGATGCAGTTCCTGTTCATGCCGATGGTCGGCGCCGTCAGCGACCGCCTCGGGCGCCGCCCGGTCCTGCTGTATTCGATGGCCGGCATGGGCATCAACTTCCTGACCACGGCCTGGGCCCCGAACCTGGCCTGCCTGTTCATCGGCCGGGTGATCGGCGGCGCGTCCTCGGCCAGCATGTCGGTGGCGATGGCCTATGCCTCGGACGTCACCGGCCCCGACGAGCGCGCCAGGAGCTTCGGCAAGATCGGCGCCGCCTTCGGCTTCGGCTTCGTCTGCGGCCCGATGCTGGGCGGCCTGCTCGGAAATATCTCGCTGCACCTGCCCTTCTACGTCGCCGCCGGACTCTCGGCCGCCAACTTCGTGTACGGCTTCCTGGCGGTGCCGGAATCGCTGCCGCCCGGGAACCGCAAACCCTTCAAGCTGCGGGATATCCACCCCTTCGGCGGCCTGGCGCGGCTGGCGCGACGCCGCCAGATCCGCGGCCTGGTGCTGGTCGTGGTGCTGGTGACCTTCGCCCAGATGATGCTGCAGTCGACCTGGGTGCTGTACACCAGCTTCCGCTTCGGCTGGACCCCGCGCGACAACGGCATCGCGATGTTCTGCGTGGGCGCGGCCAACATCGTGGTGCAGGCCGGCCTGCTGGCGGCGCTGATCCGGCGCTTCGGCGAGGTGCGCCTGTCGCTGCTCGGCCTGGCCTCGGGGGCCATCACCTATGCGCTGTACGGCCTCGCCACCCAGGGCTGGATGATGTACGTCTTCATCCTGTGCAACCTGCTGGCCTTCGCCGCCGGACCGGCCCTGCAGGGCATCATCTCGAAGACCGCCGGCCCCGGCGAACAGGGAGAGCTGATGGGCTCCCTGCAATCGGTGGGCAGCCTGGGCGTGATCCTGATGCCGCTGCTCGGCAGCTTCCTGCTGGGCGCGGCCAGCCACCTGCCGCCGCAGGACTGGCGCGTTGGCGGCCCCTTCTTCGTGTGCGCGGCAATGCAGGCGCTGGCGATCGTGGTGGCGCAGCGCTACTTCCGCTCGCACAAGCAGGCGTGA
- a CDS encoding HD domain-containing protein produces MQLNKEELAAWRTRLAALAMECTAGDLDGAHDASHLDRVWRNAQAILCDYPEADVLVVLAACYLHDLVNLPKNDPARAQASRRSAMLARERLGDLGFPSQKLDATAHAIEAHSFSAGIAPRTLEARIVQDADRLDGLGAVGLARMFYIAGRMGSSLAHGSDPLATGRPLDDQAWSLDHIPVKLARLPGMMQTAAGRRLGEERLRMLMAFRQAFAAEWSGA; encoded by the coding sequence ATGCAACTGAATAAAGAAGAACTCGCAGCCTGGCGCACCCGCCTGGCCGCCCTCGCCATGGAATGCACCGCCGGCGACCTCGACGGCGCGCACGACGCCAGCCACCTCGACCGGGTCTGGCGCAATGCGCAGGCCATCCTGTGCGACTATCCGGAAGCCGACGTGCTGGTGGTGCTGGCGGCCTGCTACCTGCACGACCTGGTCAACCTGCCGAAGAACGACCCGGCCCGCGCCCAAGCCTCGCGCCGCTCGGCCATGCTGGCGCGCGAACGGCTGGGGGACCTCGGCTTCCCGTCGCAGAAGCTGGATGCGACCGCGCATGCGATCGAGGCCCACAGCTTCTCGGCCGGGATCGCCCCGCGCACGCTGGAGGCGCGCATCGTGCAGGACGCCGACCGCCTCGACGGCCTGGGTGCGGTCGGGCTGGCGCGCATGTTCTACATCGCCGGCCGGATGGGCAGCAGCCTGGCCCACGGCAGCGACCCGCTGGCGACCGGGCGGCCGCTCGACGACCAGGCCTGGTCGCTCGACCACATCCCGGTCAAGCTGGCGCGCCTGCCCGGCATGATGCAGACCGCGGCCGGACGCCGGCTGGGCGAAGAGCGCCTGCGCATGCTGATGGCGTTCCGCCAGGCCTTTGCGGCGGAGTGGAGCGGCGCTTAA
- a CDS encoding ribonuclease HI family protein, whose amino-acid sequence MIELFRLQQIAYKGERAASRRLAASAGMSDEQALRRTLELKAGKAGLAALVDARSAEQLAQAGRSAAREAIRADARARHARRHDGLPTAWRAWFDGSARPNPGRCGIGARLEGPDGAVEISRAAGYGNSSEAEYRALIALLEAAVARGVSGITVYGDSQVVIGDVSGPDIDAAPALREYRDAARALMARIDGLALRWVPRHKNAQADALSQRAFDHTTDSGTDATE is encoded by the coding sequence ATGATTGAGCTTTTCCGTCTTCAACAAATCGCCTACAAGGGCGAACGCGCGGCCAGCCGGCGCCTGGCCGCCTCTGCCGGCATGTCCGACGAGCAAGCCCTGCGCCGCACCCTCGAACTGAAAGCCGGCAAGGCCGGGCTGGCGGCGCTGGTCGATGCCCGCAGCGCCGAGCAGCTGGCGCAAGCCGGCCGCAGCGCCGCGCGCGAAGCCATCCGCGCCGACGCGCGCGCCCGCCATGCCCGGCGCCACGATGGCCTGCCGACCGCCTGGCGCGCCTGGTTCGACGGCTCGGCACGGCCGAATCCGGGCCGCTGCGGGATCGGCGCCCGCCTCGAGGGCCCGGACGGCGCCGTCGAGATCTCCCGGGCGGCCGGCTACGGCAACAGCAGCGAGGCCGAGTACCGCGCCCTGATCGCCCTGCTGGAAGCGGCCGTCGCGCGCGGCGTGTCCGGCATCACGGTATATGGCGACAGCCAGGTCGTGATCGGCGACGTGAGCGGTCCCGACATCGACGCGGCGCCCGCCCTGCGCGAATACCGCGATGCGGCGCGCGCCCTGATGGCCCGCATCGACGGGCTGGCGCTGCGCTGGGTGCCGCGCCACAAGAATGCCCAGGCCGACGCGCTGTCGCAGCGCGCCTTCGACCACACGACCGATTCCGGAACCGATGCAACTGAATAA
- a CDS encoding YXWGXW repeat-containing protein: MKRTLALAALILAGAAAAPLPSLAASNVSLFIGTAPPAPVYERVPAARPGYVWAPGYWNWNGHRHVWAPGYWVVERPGYVYNAPVWYQDNGGWAMRPARWSAYGGYDRGYERAYGRDRDRDGIPDRYEYRRGWDRDRDGIPDRYEHHGGGRWDEDRDGVPNRYDRDRDGDGVPNRYDRRPDNPYRR, from the coding sequence ATGAAACGTACCCTCGCCCTTGCCGCACTGATCCTTGCCGGCGCCGCCGCGGCCCCGCTGCCCTCGCTTGCCGCGAGCAATGTCAGCCTGTTCATCGGCACCGCGCCGCCGGCCCCGGTGTATGAACGCGTACCGGCAGCCCGCCCCGGCTATGTGTGGGCGCCGGGCTACTGGAACTGGAACGGCCACCGCCACGTCTGGGCGCCGGGCTACTGGGTCGTCGAACGTCCGGGCTATGTCTACAATGCACCGGTGTGGTACCAGGACAATGGCGGCTGGGCCATGCGACCTGCGCGCTGGTCAGCCTACGGCGGCTACGACCGCGGCTATGAGCGTGCCTATGGCCGCGACCGCGACCGCGACGGCATTCCGGACCGCTACGAATATCGACGCGGCTGGGACCGCGACCGCGACGGCATCCCCGACCGTTACGAGCACCATGGCGGCGGCCGCTGGGACGAAGACCGCGACGGCGTGCCGAACCGCTATGACCGCGACCGCGACGGCGATGGCGTCCCGAACCGCTACGACCGCCGTCCGGACAATCCCTACCGCCGTTGA
- a CDS encoding penicillin-binding transpeptidase domain-containing protein has product MIGVFGALAAGQARWRRARNLRAGQARTRPQGRAQGRTRQAASSPAARPAALRWLGLACCLLALAGAVTIGVHARWVAASGEAAASGPAGPVALQPVLPGAAFTVPPGPALVLEPHGGAALLILSGLRAEPARHIDLCSQMLDPARGRLLPLRIGVRFDEVAALAAGKSGASAPVPLRNVVLAEEAMPRVQLGGSAAAPELRWEGHAARWVGDQGTVYQAATTGQARLGRQGWLLWEQEALRFLRRPAGACAAGELVLQLYRPAVPSPSQPGRALALAFPAAGAPVETWLAPGDYRVPAAASPALEDQRLFDSLLARGLLRMKADGLAELAPPDLAAWRAQGRAGGSAGWDGVAIDGDTQRLLERLYRHADGDFVREQVRIFNSERRLLAWRLRPSGDAGRWRIEAGGAPAPLARDLPAAATRLFARMPEGWGGWQRVAAWPLGGARARLRLQLAAPAPANARVQLMLVGRLLGVSGARLASSAPACGGRACTRPDEVQVLDLAPEPGAQELVLDAAPLGMEALAAPGDARYRHIVLREGALAWQALPAGQGHRAAAPAAVALLDRRGRSLWSDGAPSEAARQAGLAPLLGVRAGHANSVAGMLARLPGGAGHRASLTLDLDLQAASQAALDCIAMRRGAWDGRHCSGGSAPPAGRQAGMVLLDADSGAVLAAAGAGAGQVDAANWLEARDFDRIDPASSPLRLPAFQHDGGAERSPGSTFKIVSALGLELAARQDARLDALLAGEPLAAINATAAARGFAFRTDAPTYPVDARARITNFRDQGLDRRAQDGRLGLQQALTYSLNTWFAWTSELSDRSLLGRPEGGAPDLQPLTPGALDQVRPIVAMARRLGFGQALRLDGGLLPADYPWSAWDALQASPSGIDPVHTRHELRQMAIGLRMQATPLQMALVAAAVGEGHVVHPRLLADLDGRKADERPGPALEVRLDRIRAGMKGVIDSGTASGAFRAPELAALRRGLYGKTGTAPVGDGELATVWFTGWLEPRSLPGQAHRLAFAVFVSRSGETGGGHAAPVAAAVLRYLQENKWTP; this is encoded by the coding sequence ATGATCGGCGTATTCGGTGCACTGGCGGCGGGGCAGGCGCGCTGGCGGCGCGCGCGCAACCTGCGGGCGGGACAGGCGCGTACGCGGCCGCAGGGGCGGGCGCAGGGGCGCACGCGGCAGGCGGCATCGAGCCCGGCGGCGCGCCCGGCCGCGCTGCGCTGGCTGGGCCTGGCCTGCTGCCTGCTGGCCCTGGCCGGCGCCGTCACGATCGGCGTGCATGCGCGCTGGGTGGCGGCCTCGGGCGAAGCGGCGGCCAGCGGGCCGGCCGGACCGGTGGCGCTGCAGCCGGTGCTGCCGGGCGCCGCCTTCACGGTGCCGCCCGGCCCGGCGCTCGTGCTCGAGCCGCATGGCGGCGCGGCGCTGCTGATCCTGTCCGGCCTGCGCGCCGAGCCGGCCAGGCACATCGACCTGTGCAGCCAGATGCTCGACCCGGCCCGCGGCCGCCTGCTGCCGCTGCGGATCGGCGTACGCTTCGACGAGGTCGCGGCCCTGGCCGCAGGCAAGTCCGGGGCAAGCGCCCCGGTCCCGCTTCGCAACGTGGTCCTGGCGGAAGAGGCCATGCCGCGCGTCCAGCTGGGCGGCAGCGCCGCCGCGCCCGAGCTGCGCTGGGAAGGCCATGCGGCGCGCTGGGTCGGCGACCAGGGAACGGTCTACCAGGCGGCGACCACTGGGCAGGCGCGGCTCGGCCGCCAGGGCTGGCTGCTGTGGGAGCAGGAAGCCCTGCGCTTCCTGCGCCGTCCCGCCGGCGCCTGCGCGGCGGGCGAGCTGGTGCTGCAGCTGTACCGGCCGGCGGTGCCGTCGCCGTCGCAGCCGGGCCGCGCGCTGGCGCTGGCCTTCCCGGCGGCCGGCGCCCCGGTCGAGACCTGGCTGGCGCCGGGCGATTACCGGGTGCCGGCGGCCGCCTCGCCGGCGCTCGAAGACCAGCGCCTGTTCGACAGCCTGCTGGCGCGCGGCCTGCTGCGCATGAAAGCCGACGGCCTGGCCGAGCTGGCGCCGCCTGACCTGGCCGCCTGGCGCGCGCAGGGCCGCGCCGGCGGAAGCGCCGGCTGGGACGGGGTCGCCATCGACGGCGACACCCAGCGCCTGCTCGAGCGCCTCTACCGCCATGCCGACGGCGACTTCGTGCGCGAGCAGGTCCGCATCTTCAACAGCGAGCGCCGGCTGCTGGCCTGGCGCCTGCGTCCCTCCGGCGACGCCGGCCGCTGGCGCATCGAGGCGGGCGGGGCGCCGGCGCCGCTGGCGCGCGACCTGCCGGCCGCCGCGACCCGGCTGTTCGCCCGCATGCCGGAGGGCTGGGGCGGCTGGCAGCGGGTGGCCGCCTGGCCGCTCGGCGGCGCGCGCGCGCGGCTGCGCCTGCAGCTCGCCGCTCCGGCGCCGGCGAACGCCAGGGTCCAGCTGATGCTGGTCGGGCGCCTGCTCGGCGTCAGCGGCGCGCGGCTGGCATCGAGCGCACCGGCTTGCGGCGGCCGTGCCTGCACGCGGCCGGACGAGGTGCAGGTGCTCGATCTGGCGCCCGAACCCGGCGCGCAGGAACTGGTGCTGGACGCCGCGCCGCTCGGCATGGAGGCGCTGGCCGCCCCCGGCGACGCGCGCTACCGCCACATCGTGCTGCGGGAGGGCGCGCTTGCGTGGCAGGCGTTGCCGGCCGGGCAGGGACATCGTGCGGCGGCGCCGGCCGCGGTGGCGCTGCTGGACCGCCGCGGCCGCAGCCTGTGGAGCGACGGCGCGCCGAGCGAGGCCGCGCGCCAGGCCGGGCTGGCGCCGCTGCTGGGCGTGCGGGCCGGGCATGCCAACAGCGTGGCGGGCATGCTGGCGCGCCTGCCGGGCGGCGCCGGCCACCGCGCCAGCCTGACGCTCGACCTCGACCTGCAGGCGGCAAGCCAGGCCGCGCTCGATTGCATCGCGATGCGGCGCGGCGCCTGGGATGGCCGCCATTGCAGCGGCGGGAGCGCGCCGCCGGCCGGGCGCCAGGCCGGCATGGTGCTGCTGGATGCCGACAGCGGCGCGGTGCTGGCCGCGGCCGGCGCCGGCGCCGGCCAGGTCGATGCCGCCAACTGGCTTGAAGCGCGCGACTTCGACCGCATCGACCCGGCCTCCAGCCCGCTGCGCCTGCCTGCCTTCCAGCACGACGGTGGCGCCGAGCGCAGTCCCGGCTCGACCTTCAAGATCGTCAGCGCCCTCGGGCTGGAACTGGCGGCGCGCCAGGACGCCCGGCTCGACGCGCTGCTGGCCGGCGAGCCGCTGGCCGCCATCAACGCCACCGCCGCCGCGCGCGGTTTCGCCTTCCGCACCGATGCGCCCACGTATCCGGTCGACGCGCGCGCCCGCATCACCAATTTCCGCGACCAGGGGCTGGACCGGCGCGCCCAGGATGGCCGTCTCGGCCTGCAGCAGGCGCTGACCTACAGCCTGAACACCTGGTTCGCCTGGACCAGCGAGCTGTCCGACCGCAGCCTGCTCGGCCGTCCCGAGGGCGGCGCGCCCGACCTGCAGCCCCTGACGCCGGGCGCGCTGGACCAGGTCCGCCCGATCGTCGCGATGGCGCGCCGGCTCGGCTTCGGCCAGGCGCTGCGCCTGGACGGCGGCCTGCTGCCGGCCGATTACCCCTGGTCGGCCTGGGATGCGCTGCAGGCCAGCCCCAGCGGCATCGATCCGGTGCATACCCGCCACGAGCTGCGCCAGATGGCGATCGGGCTGCGCATGCAGGCCACGCCGCTGCAGATGGCGCTGGTGGCGGCGGCGGTCGGCGAGGGCCATGTGGTCCATCCACGCCTGCTGGCGGACCTGGACGGGCGCAAGGCCGACGAGCGGCCGGGTCCGGCGCTGGAGGTGCGCCTGGACCGCATCCGCGCCGGCATGAAGGGTGTGATCGACAGCGGCACCGCCTCCGGCGCCTTCCGCGCGCCCGAGCTGGCGGCGCTGCGCCGCGGCCTGTACGGCAAGACCGGCACCGCGCCGGTCGGCGACGGCGAGCTGGCCACGGTCTGGTTCACCGGCTGGCTGGAACCCCGCAGCCTGCCGGGGCAGGCGCACCGGCTGGCCTTCGCCGTGTTCGTCAGCCGCTCGGGCGAGACCGGCGGCGGCCATGCGGCGCCGGTCGCGGCCGCCGTCCTGCGTTACTTGCAAGAAAATAAATGGACGCCATAG
- a CDS encoding bifunctional serine/threonine-protein kinase/formylglycine-generating enzyme family protein has translation MMQTAIDKLRELRALHEDGLLSRQEFDSRKNAILDAAYAPPPGDAGAPTQPAAGVLAGALQRGTEIGLMAGQEVGPFERRYRLERLIAHGGMGQVWQATDLATHAELGHSARVALKILPPQLTRNTAHARLLIEEAARARQLAHEHIVRVYDWAQDPATASYFIIMECLEGEDLESLLDREGSLGLDRTLQLLKPVAAALDHAWERHQLVHRDIKPANVFLTRAGEVKLLDFGIAARARGAGDASVEAPAASGTAGYRAPEAGSGAEGQAPARSLDVHAVAAMLYRMLSGSLPFGLAQGGRGAPARPEGLNDAQWEVLQAGFAASAGARPGSVRELLERLEQAAGPDEAELRAREAAERDAEQAAQAERAAAEAALLRRAQETAAQRRMEAEAKAAAQTVLERQRREQARLARLAAEEARRVRKEELRRQLAERRTLEAEKARQETEQARHKLAQAKAAAAYLVQQQRARAEQAARKQAELEAMMPTPASPVADLGGVLRDRFLDGEGRGPELVLLPTGRFQMGSPDHERRIAMEAGSQKGWLARELPQHWVGIEKPVAMGRHPVTVGEWRAFVRATGWRQSGEVNWEAPGFPQTDAHPVVGVNWYDAQDYLRWLGEATGRRYRLPSEAEWEYACRAGTWTAFSFGDTISTEQANYDGSFTYNGGARGEYRRGTTPAGMFPPNPWGLFDMHGNVWEWVQDVVHDNYEGAPLDGSAWEEGGDQARRILRGGSWLYNPRYLRSALRNGFSSALSNDIVGFRVVRELL, from the coding sequence ATGATGCAGACCGCGATCGACAAGCTGCGCGAACTGCGCGCCCTGCACGAAGACGGCCTGCTGAGCCGCCAGGAGTTCGACAGCCGCAAGAACGCCATCCTCGACGCCGCCTACGCGCCGCCGCCGGGCGATGCGGGGGCGCCGACGCAGCCCGCGGCGGGCGTGCTTGCCGGGGCCCTGCAACGCGGCACCGAGATCGGCCTGATGGCGGGCCAGGAGGTCGGCCCGTTCGAACGCCGCTACCGGCTCGAGCGCCTGATCGCCCACGGCGGCATGGGCCAGGTGTGGCAGGCCACCGACCTCGCCACCCATGCGGAACTGGGCCACAGCGCCCGGGTCGCGCTGAAGATCCTGCCGCCGCAGCTGACCCGCAACACGGCCCATGCGCGCCTGCTGATCGAAGAAGCGGCGCGCGCGCGCCAGCTCGCCCACGAACACATCGTGCGGGTCTACGACTGGGCCCAGGATCCGGCCACGGCGAGCTATTTCATCATCATGGAATGCCTGGAGGGCGAAGACCTCGAGAGCCTGCTGGACCGCGAGGGCAGTCTCGGCCTGGATCGCACGCTGCAGCTCCTGAAGCCGGTGGCGGCCGCGCTCGACCATGCCTGGGAGCGCCACCAGCTGGTGCACCGCGATATCAAGCCGGCCAATGTATTCCTGACCCGCGCCGGCGAGGTCAAGCTGCTCGATTTCGGCATCGCCGCGCGCGCCCGCGGCGCCGGCGACGCATCGGTGGAGGCGCCCGCCGCCTCGGGCACGGCCGGCTACCGGGCGCCGGAAGCGGGCAGCGGCGCGGAGGGACAGGCGCCGGCACGCAGCCTCGACGTCCATGCGGTGGCGGCCATGCTGTACCGGATGCTGAGCGGCAGCCTGCCCTTCGGCCTCGCGCAGGGCGGGCGCGGCGCGCCGGCGCGCCCCGAGGGCCTGAACGACGCCCAGTGGGAGGTGCTGCAGGCGGGCTTCGCCGCCAGCGCCGGCGCCCGTCCGGGCAGCGTGCGCGAGCTGCTCGAGCGCCTCGAGCAGGCGGCCGGCCCGGACGAGGCCGAACTGCGTGCCCGCGAAGCGGCCGAGCGGGACGCCGAACAGGCGGCGCAGGCCGAACGCGCGGCCGCGGAGGCCGCCTTGCTGCGCCGCGCCCAGGAGACGGCAGCGCAGCGGCGGATGGAAGCCGAGGCCAAGGCGGCGGCCCAGACCGTGCTGGAGCGCCAGCGCCGCGAACAGGCGCGGCTGGCCCGCCTGGCGGCCGAGGAAGCGCGGCGCGTGCGCAAGGAAGAGCTGCGGCGCCAGCTGGCCGAGCGCCGCACGCTGGAGGCCGAAAAGGCGCGCCAGGAAACCGAACAGGCCCGGCACAAGCTGGCCCAGGCCAAGGCCGCCGCGGCCTACCTCGTCCAGCAGCAGCGCGCCCGCGCCGAGCAGGCGGCGCGCAAGCAGGCCGAGCTCGAGGCCATGATGCCGACCCCGGCCAGTCCGGTGGCCGACCTCGGGGGCGTGCTGCGCGACCGCTTCCTGGACGGTGAAGGCAGGGGCCCGGAGCTGGTGCTGCTGCCGACCGGACGCTTCCAGATGGGCTCGCCGGATCACGAGCGCCGGATCGCGATGGAGGCCGGCTCGCAGAAAGGCTGGCTGGCGCGCGAGCTGCCGCAGCACTGGGTCGGGATCGAGAAGCCGGTCGCCATGGGCCGCCATCCGGTGACGGTGGGCGAATGGCGGGCCTTCGTGCGCGCCACCGGCTGGCGCCAGAGCGGCGAAGTGAACTGGGAAGCGCCGGGCTTCCCGCAGACCGATGCGCATCCGGTGGTCGGCGTCAACTGGTATGACGCCCAGGACTACCTGCGCTGGCTGGGCGAGGCGACCGGACGCCGCTACCGTTTGCCGAGCGAGGCCGAGTGGGAATACGCCTGCCGCGCCGGCACCTGGACCGCCTTCAGCTTCGGCGACACGATCTCGACCGAGCAGGCCAACTACGACGGCAGCTTCACCTACAACGGCGGCGCGCGCGGCGAGTACCGCCGCGGCACCACCCCGGCCGGCATGTTCCCGCCGAATCCCTGGGGCCTGTTCGACATGCACGGCAATGTCTGGGAATGGGTGCAGGACGTGGTGCACGACAACTACGAGGGCGCGCCGCTGGACGGCAGCGCCTGGGAAGAGGGCGGCGACCAGGCCCGCCGCATCCTGCGCGGCGGTTCCTGGCTGTACAACCCGCGCTACCTGCGCTCGGCCCTGCGCAACGGCTTTTCGAGCGCGCTGTCGAACGACATCGTCGGCTTCCGGGTGGTGCGCGAGCTGCTGTAA